The genomic segment GGAGGGCTGTTGCTTGCAGATTTGCCGCGGGGCAGCTTGTCTTTTGCCGACTTGCTCCACAGTATGCCTCACCCGATCAATGCCTGCGCGGTCACGATTACAGGTGCACAGCTCACCACTGTTCTGGAGCAAGCTATTCAACCGGAAATGGTTTATCGGGAGCTGCGTGGGTACGGTTTTCGCGGCAAAATAGAAGGCTGGATGTGTGTGGACGGATTGCACATCCGCTACAGTGAGGATGACCAACCGCAAATTATCCAGATTGAAGTCAACGGGCAACCGCTGGATCGGGAGCGTCTGTATCGAGTCGGGACGATCGACATGTTCATGTACAATCGGATGTTTCCCGATTTGCTGCTCGGCAGTGAGGTTACGTTTTTCTTGCCCGAGATGCTGCGTGAAGTACTCGCCACTACGATAAAGGACCAGCACATGCTGCAAAATGCGTTTCGTCCACGTTGGGAAAAGATATCGTCCACGTCAAAAAACCAATCGTAGAGACCGGGTTTTCGGGAATGCTATCGAAAACGGGAGGAGACGAGCGATGCGCTTCATTGATGAGGTATACAAGCTGTACAAAGGACATTTTAATGGCGATGAGGAGGACATTACAGCGATTGTCGTCGGCATTCTCGCGGAACAGTCTCGGGATGATTTGCTGGACTTGGTCAAGGAAATGGACGAGGAAGAGCTGTTTCACATGCTCGCGACATATATGATTGAAGTCATGAAACGAAAGGTTGCAATGGATGATGAACAATCCCCCACAACCATGATGCATTAACCTCACATTTCTCTTCTGAATGTCATAGGATGGTAACGCCAACAGACAGGGGAGAAAAGGAGGGATCTTGATGGTAGAGGTAGTGCCAATCCACTTTCCAGAGGGGACGGCTATTGCTGTCACCGTTCGTTTGCCTAAGACGACGCTATTGGCTGTAACGACCGATCATGGCTACATCATGTGTGGAGCGCTGGATGTGGGGCTCTTGAACGAACGGTTAGCAGCGAGGGAAATTCTTGCTGGTCGTGCGGTAGGGGTCAAGACCATACAGGAATTGCTGGATGCGCCGCTGGAGTCCGTGACGACAACGGCGGAGAAG from the Brevibacillus brevis genome contains:
- a CDS encoding DUF6154 family protein produces the protein MRFIDEVYKLYKGHFNGDEEDITAIVVGILAEQSRDDLLDLVKEMDEEELFHMLATYMIEVMKRKVAMDDEQSPTTMMH
- a CDS encoding YunC family protein, yielding MVEVVPIHFPEGTAIAVTVRLPKTTLLAVTTDHGYIMCGALDVGLLNERLAAREILAGRAVGVKTIQELLDAPLESVTTTAEKKGITAGMIGRDAVVKML